AACTTCCTGGTGTAAACCCTACCTCATCTGTGAGATATAATTGTAATATGCTAAAGACACTATATTCTCCAGCTTGAGCAATAATAAGTAGTATAACAACAGCCCAACTTGCTGGGGTAAAAAGAAGCTCTTTATAACCAGAGTAAGATGGTAAAGGGACATGTTCTTGTCCTCCTCTACCAAAAAATATAAAAAGTATACTAAGTACTAACATAGGCCAACCAAGGTAAGCACAAACACCTTGCCAATTAGTAACTTGTAAAAATAATTGAGCTAATAAAGGAATAAGTATAAAATTAAGATTAGCTGCAACTTCATGAATACTTATAGCTTTTCCCCAGTCTGAGGGATAAACAAGTGTTGATAGGACTGCTATTCCTGCCGGAAAATAAAAACCACATCCAAAACCTAGTAATGCAAAAAGTAATCGAGCTTCACTAAGTGTCTCCACATAAGGCATTAAGCATAGGCAGATACTTGAGAAGAAGACGGAAAAGGCTACCATATGTGCAGGAGTAATCTTTGAGAGTAAAAATCCACAGGAAAAAAGACTAATACTATATCCTATACTCTGCATAAGAAGAAGGCTTGTAGATTGTATATGGCCTATTTGAAGACTATTTTCTACATAGACAAGTAATGGGGCTAAGGTAGATCGAGTCATATAACTACATAAAAATAATAGAGAAACTGCGCTTATCCAAGGCAGTGCTTCACGAAAAGGCATTGGGAGAGTATAGTCATGTTTAAACATATATGAGGTTACTTAATAGTAGCTTGTTGTAAGTAAAAAATTAAAAAGATATTAGCATACTAATGAATTATTGAATTAATTCTAGTATAATTTTTTCAATGTTCAAGATAGATAAAGAAATAATAAAGATAAGAATAACATCAAGCTATGAATGAGTA
The sequence above is drawn from the Lawsonia intracellularis PHE/MN1-00 genome and encodes:
- a CDS encoding MFS transporter produces the protein MFKHDYTLPMPFREALPWISAVSLLFLCSYMTRSTLAPLLVYVENSLQIGHIQSTSLLLMQSIGYSISLFSCGFLLSKITPAHMVAFSVFFSSICLCLMPYVETLSEARLLFALLGFGCGFYFPAGIAVLSTLVYPSDWGKAISIHEVAANLNFILIPLLAQLFLQVTNWQGVCAYLGWPMLVLSILFIFFGRGGQEHVPLPSYSGYKELLFTPASWAVVILLIIAQAGEYSVFSILQLYLTDEVGFTPGSSNILISSSRLITPFIVILGGWASDRFNVYFIIKFCLILHTLALTAMAFDIPSLSIIGIIFQTISISCLFPSIFKAFAIRFPLSQQALLMSLSMTSSGLISNGGITMFLGYCGEHLTFGIGFICLALYSIGCIWITNLLKVKVKQVIVPN